Proteins encoded within one genomic window of Oncorhynchus tshawytscha isolate Ot180627B linkage group LG02, Otsh_v2.0, whole genome shotgun sequence:
- the LOC112215891 gene encoding uncharacterized protein LOC112215891 isoform X2 codes for MAFGGAPVPDGDPSVMASIPIQCTQKSSGALPAWPETPMVPTHNPAAHYGIIRPSGAMGSLTNLLAGDLGSLRLDFAHPGTERKEVLKATPLGPLDLPGGNEEMAPSSVSGDSKQAGRFWSDDMTRQMVRIPSACGSFLDSEFLSQTGGMMLMSEVALQSHVCDFCNAVFPGHTTTRGDFMCHLHTHIT; via the exons ATGGCATTCG GAGGAGCCCCTGTTCCTGATGGAGACCCCAGCGTAATGGCATCAATCCCAATCCAGTGTACCCAGAAGAGCTCCGGTGCTCTCCCTGCATGGCCAGAAACCCCAATGGTCCCAACACACAACCCTGCTGCACACTATGGCATTATAAGGCCATCTGGGGCCATGGGGTCACTCACTAATCTACTGGCTGGGGATTTGGGCAGTCTACGGCTGGACTTTGCTCATCCAGGGACAGAAAGGAAGGAGGTCCTCAAAGCCACCCCCCTAGGACCTCTGGACCTACCTGGGGGTAATGAAGAGATGGCACCCTCCAGTGTCTCTGGGGACTCGAAGCAAGCAGGTCGATTTTGGAGTGATGATATGACCCGACAAATGGTCAGG aTTCCCTCGGCATGTGGCTCCTTCCTGGACAGTGAGTTTCTAAGCCAGACCGGGGGGATGATGCTGATGTCAGAGGTGGCGCTGCAGTCTCATGTGTGTGACTTCTGTAATGCTGTATTCCCCGGCCACACCACCACCAGGGGAGACTTcatgtgccacctccacacacacatcacctag
- the LOC112215891 gene encoding uncharacterized protein LOC112215891 isoform X1 yields the protein MEEAYTELYREFLQLRLLCLKQAALLNKLTEKLRTQQGGAPVPDGDPSVMASIPIQCTQKSSGALPAWPETPMVPTHNPAAHYGIIRPSGAMGSLTNLLAGDLGSLRLDFAHPGTERKEVLKATPLGPLDLPGGNEEMAPSSVSGDSKQAGRFWSDDMTRQMVRIPSACGSFLDSEFLSQTGGMMLMSEVALQSHVCDFCNAVFPGHTTTRGDFMCHLHTHIT from the exons ATGGAGGAGGCGTACACAGAGCTGTACAGGGAGTTCCTCCAACTGCGCTTGCTGTGTCTGAAGCAGGCTGCTTTACTCAATAAACTCACAGAGAAACTGAGGACACAGCAAG GAGGAGCCCCTGTTCCTGATGGAGACCCCAGCGTAATGGCATCAATCCCAATCCAGTGTACCCAGAAGAGCTCCGGTGCTCTCCCTGCATGGCCAGAAACCCCAATGGTCCCAACACACAACCCTGCTGCACACTATGGCATTATAAGGCCATCTGGGGCCATGGGGTCACTCACTAATCTACTGGCTGGGGATTTGGGCAGTCTACGGCTGGACTTTGCTCATCCAGGGACAGAAAGGAAGGAGGTCCTCAAAGCCACCCCCCTAGGACCTCTGGACCTACCTGGGGGTAATGAAGAGATGGCACCCTCCAGTGTCTCTGGGGACTCGAAGCAAGCAGGTCGATTTTGGAGTGATGATATGACCCGACAAATGGTCAGG aTTCCCTCGGCATGTGGCTCCTTCCTGGACAGTGAGTTTCTAAGCCAGACCGGGGGGATGATGCTGATGTCAGAGGTGGCGCTGCAGTCTCATGTGTGTGACTTCTGTAATGCTGTATTCCCCGGCCACACCACCACCAGGGGAGACTTcatgtgccacctccacacacacatcacctag
- the nab2 gene encoding NGFI-A-binding protein 2 isoform X1, translating into MSLPRMLGELQLYRVLQRANLLAYYDTFIQQGGDDLQQLCEAAEDEFLEIMALVGMATKPLHVRRLQKALRDWAANPALFNQPLANVPLGGIPLFKVNGTGASGTASSGPRKTLSNGQPGSPFDREDRACLTPMHSGSPRSPCSQASPQPPDTHYRGKLSPMDPHWLSPEPDGNSASVSASGVDEEQPSPPLLPPRTPGPSTPPASSSSLSPVVLSAWPGGQLDGETARAVGESVDRLLRTLPRSDPREVKTLLRMNKKMAKTVGHIFKMAPQDMAKEEEIRKYSLIYGRFDSKRREGKQLTHHELIINEAAAQFCMRDNALLLRRVELFSLARQVARECAYTSTLKHARTSADDCSLSSQKRVKHEVIVSECVSSLHGVEGSEGVSQRADEDSLSGDSLDSLTQDIASQCNQSPSPRPPTDTSIPANWSRHLMQQTLMDEGLRLAKMVSHDRAGKLSLRSEGTHATDFEVKVERRGSIAGCSSSSPGSTKDDSDHRGK; encoded by the exons ATGTCTCTGCCGCGTATGCTGGGCGAGCTGCAGCTGTACCGGGTGCTGCAGAGGGCCAACCTGTTGGCCTACTACGACACCTTCATCCAGCAGGGCGGCGACGACTTGCAGCAGCTCTGTGaggctgcagaggatgagttcctGGAGATCATGGCGCTGGTCGGCATGGCGACCAAGCCACTGCATGTGCGCCGTCTACAGAAGGCCCTCCGCGACTGGGCAGCCAACCCGGCCCTCTTCAACCAGCCCCTGGCCAACGTGCCCCTGGGCGGCATCCCGCTGTTCAAGGTGAATGGGACGGGTGCCAGCGGAACCGCCTCCAGCGGACCCAGGAAGACCCTGAGCAATGGACAGCCAGGGTCGCCGTTCGACAGGGAGGACAGGGCGTGCCTCACCCCTATGCACAGCGGGAGCCCCAGAAGCCCCTGCTCCCAGGCCTCGCCACAGCCCCCGGACACCCACTACAGGGGCAAGCTGTCCCCAATGGACCCCCACTGGCTCAGCCCAGAGCCGGATGGGAACAGTGCCTCGGTCTCAGCCTCAGGGGTGGACGAGGAGCAGCCCAGCCCACCTCTACTCCCCCCTCGTACCCCAGGTCCCTCCACGCccccagcctcctcctcctccctctccccggtGGTCCTCTCAGCCTGGCCTGGGGGCCAGCTGGACGGGGAGACGGCACGGGCAGTGGGGGAGAGCGTGGACAGGCTCCTGAGGACCCTGCCCAGGTCGGACCCCAGAGAGGTGAAGACACTCCTTAGGATGAACAAGAAGATGGCCAAGACGGTGGGCCACATCTTCAAGATGGCACCCCAGGACATGGCCAAGGAGGAGGAGATCCGCAAGTACAGCCTCATCTACGGCCGCTTCGACTCCAAGAGGAGGGAGGGCAAGCAGCTCACACACCACGAG CTGATCATCAATGAAGCGGCCGCTCAGTTCTGTATGCGTGACAACGCTCTGCTTCTGCGACGGGTAGAGCTCTTCTCATTGGCTAGACAGGTGGCAAGAGAATGCGCCTACACCTCCACACTCAAGCATGCCAG AACAAGTGCAGATGACTGTAGTTTATCATCCCAAAAGAGAGTGAAACATGAG GTGATAGTGTCAGAATGTGTGTCCTCCCTCCATGGTGTGGAGGGTTCAGAGGGCGTGTCCCAGAGGGCTGACGAGGACAGCTTATCAGGAGACAGTCTGGACAGCTTAACACAAG ACATAGCCTCACAGTGCAACCAATCTCCATCCCCCCGCCCCCCCACCGACACCTCCATCCCTGCCAACTGGAGTCGCCATCTCATGCAACAAACGCTCATGGATGAGGGGCTGCGATTGGCTAAGATGGTGTCACATGACCGAGCTGGCAAGCTCAGCCTTAGGTCAGAGGGGACACATGCCACAG ACTTTGAGGTCAAGGTGGAAAGGAGGGGCTCGATAGCAgggtgcagcagcagcagccctgGCAGCACCAAAGATGACTCGGACCACAGGGGAAAGTAG
- the nab2 gene encoding NGFI-A-binding protein 2 isoform X2 — translation MSLPRMLGELQLYRVLQRANLLAYYDTFIQQGGDDLQQLCEAAEDEFLEIMALVGMATKPLHVRRLQKALRDWAANPALFNQPLANVPLGGIPLFKVNGTGASGTASSGPRKTLSNGQPGSPFDREDRACLTPMHSGSPRSPCSQASPQPPDTHYRGKLSPMDPHWLSPEPDGNSASVSASGVDEEQPSPPLLPPRTPGPSTPPASSSSLSPVVLSAWPGGQLDGETARAVGESVDRLLRTLPRSDPREVKTLLRMNKKMAKTVGHIFKMAPQDMAKEEEIRKYSLIYGRFDSKRREGKQLTHHELIINEAAAQFCMRDNALLLRRVELFSLARQVARECAYTSTLKHARTSADDCSLSSQKRVKHEVIVSECVSSLHGVEGSEGVSQRADEDSLSGDSLDSLTQDFEVKVERRGSIAGCSSSSPGSTKDDSDHRGK, via the exons ATGTCTCTGCCGCGTATGCTGGGCGAGCTGCAGCTGTACCGGGTGCTGCAGAGGGCCAACCTGTTGGCCTACTACGACACCTTCATCCAGCAGGGCGGCGACGACTTGCAGCAGCTCTGTGaggctgcagaggatgagttcctGGAGATCATGGCGCTGGTCGGCATGGCGACCAAGCCACTGCATGTGCGCCGTCTACAGAAGGCCCTCCGCGACTGGGCAGCCAACCCGGCCCTCTTCAACCAGCCCCTGGCCAACGTGCCCCTGGGCGGCATCCCGCTGTTCAAGGTGAATGGGACGGGTGCCAGCGGAACCGCCTCCAGCGGACCCAGGAAGACCCTGAGCAATGGACAGCCAGGGTCGCCGTTCGACAGGGAGGACAGGGCGTGCCTCACCCCTATGCACAGCGGGAGCCCCAGAAGCCCCTGCTCCCAGGCCTCGCCACAGCCCCCGGACACCCACTACAGGGGCAAGCTGTCCCCAATGGACCCCCACTGGCTCAGCCCAGAGCCGGATGGGAACAGTGCCTCGGTCTCAGCCTCAGGGGTGGACGAGGAGCAGCCCAGCCCACCTCTACTCCCCCCTCGTACCCCAGGTCCCTCCACGCccccagcctcctcctcctccctctccccggtGGTCCTCTCAGCCTGGCCTGGGGGCCAGCTGGACGGGGAGACGGCACGGGCAGTGGGGGAGAGCGTGGACAGGCTCCTGAGGACCCTGCCCAGGTCGGACCCCAGAGAGGTGAAGACACTCCTTAGGATGAACAAGAAGATGGCCAAGACGGTGGGCCACATCTTCAAGATGGCACCCCAGGACATGGCCAAGGAGGAGGAGATCCGCAAGTACAGCCTCATCTACGGCCGCTTCGACTCCAAGAGGAGGGAGGGCAAGCAGCTCACACACCACGAG CTGATCATCAATGAAGCGGCCGCTCAGTTCTGTATGCGTGACAACGCTCTGCTTCTGCGACGGGTAGAGCTCTTCTCATTGGCTAGACAGGTGGCAAGAGAATGCGCCTACACCTCCACACTCAAGCATGCCAG AACAAGTGCAGATGACTGTAGTTTATCATCCCAAAAGAGAGTGAAACATGAG GTGATAGTGTCAGAATGTGTGTCCTCCCTCCATGGTGTGGAGGGTTCAGAGGGCGTGTCCCAGAGGGCTGACGAGGACAGCTTATCAGGAGACAGTCTGGACAGCTTAACACAAG ACTTTGAGGTCAAGGTGGAAAGGAGGGGCTCGATAGCAgggtgcagcagcagcagccctgGCAGCACCAAAGATGACTCGGACCACAGGGGAAAGTAG